CCGCCAGTATGGCCCTGGTGTGCGCTTTGTCCACTTCCTGCACAAGGCAAAGAACCGGCTGGAGCCTGGTGGGCTGCGGAGGACGAGGGTGACTGACTCCTCTGTGTCTGTGCAGTTCAGGGAGTGACTGGCTGGCTCTGGGCCTATTCTGACCCCTTGTCTCATCCATCCACCCCTGGACACCTCCCTGACCCTTAGCTTCTCCCTTCCCTGATACTCAGGACCACCCTGATCCCTTAACACCTTCCAGACTCCACAGCTTCTCCCTGATCGCACACTATCTCCTGGGCCCCTGGATCCTCCTGGGTTCTTGGTTTCTCATTCCACATCTTCACATATCCCTGAATGTCTGACTCTAGCTTTCCCCTGCACTCTCTGGACTCCATGGGGGTAGGGGCCCCTTCTTCCTGAGTCAGAGCGTGACAGATAGGAGGTGCTCAATAAGTCCTTGctgactaaatgaataaatacatgtggCCAAGGGTGCTGCGTGTGCCCACGATCTTTCCTGTCCCACTCCCACACCCTGTAATCCGTGATCCTGCAGCACCTCGCAACTCCTCTCCCTTCCACAGCTCCCTGGACCTCTGATCTTGTCACATATCCCCAGTTTATGATCTCTTAGCATCTCCACTGcctctttccctctatttcttaACTCTCAGAATCTCCCCaaattccccttctttctccaaaCCCAAGTTATCATCCCCCCAGAGCTATCCCCTTACCTTTCCTTCCCCCAAGACTTCATGTCTTTCCTTTAGCTTCTTTTAAAGGCCTCCAGACCCAGGTACTCATCAAGGGCCCTTaaccctgggggtggggttgggaatAGGTTGCAAATTCAAATTTGcagaaatttagaaatttgaaCTAAAATGTCTTCCATGTGTTAGGAAGAAGAGgcttgaaaatatttaacaacccATAAGTCCTAGGCTCTGGCCAGATCCCACAGCACACCCTGGCCCTCAGCTGCGGCAGGTCCTTGAAGGCCACTTGCTGTCTGACGCATGAATCCTGAGTCTGGAAGTCCCAGGCAGGCCAGACAGCTGGGGGTCACTAGGGAAGTGTTGTCTCCCAAACAGTGTGGGAAGCATAGTAGCGTTTAACTCTCAGACAATGGTACTGCTGCCTGCAAACATGTGTCCTGTGGCTGCATCTTTGAGCACGCCTAAATCCGTGTCGGGATCTCTGGGTGTGTCCCCCTCCGCAGCATTGCAACAGGTATGGGCTGCTCCTGGCATGACCACCCTGCTGCCTCCCATCCCTCCCCTGTCTGTGTGGGCTTGGGTCCCAAGCACAAGCAGATGGCAGGCAGGGACAACTACATAAGGGCTGTATTGCAGGGAAGGCAGGGTCAGGGAGCAGGCAGGAAGCTCTCTCCATTTGGAGCTTGGGGCCTTCAGCAGGCCCCAGGAACAAGGCCAGGTGAAGGGTTCAGCACTCTGTGGGGCTGGAGATGAGGAACTCCTCAGGCATCAGTAACACctgcaacagaataaaaaaaaaaagaactatcacCAGGGAGCGCCAGGGGCTCTGAGATGCAGGGCGTGGGGGGTTCTAAAAGCCTGAGATGaggtgggcagctggggctgggctcCAACCTCAAGAGCTAGATGTCCTGGCCTGGGAGTTAGGGGCTGCGAGCTCCTGGAGCTCTTGGGGTagtggggcaggtggggtggtTTTGGAGGGTGCTATGGCTAGATTTAGGGTCCCAGAGTCTGTGAGTTTGGATACATGAGTGCAGGGTGGGCTGGGGCGGAGGGTTCTCCAAATTGAGTCTTTGACTCCAGAACCTTACCAGAGGGTCTGAGCATAAGGGCTAGGTACCGTGTTCTTAGCATTGGGTCTGGATCTTGAGGTCTGGGTTAGATTTAGAGTCTTGGAGACCCTGGGAAGCTCTGGGACCTGATGatttggggagggggtgctggctTTGGTTCTGGGGTCTCCAAGGTGAGGGTGTGGATGACTCCCCATTCCCAAGCTAGGTTTGGCAACTCCAGAGTGAGCGGCCTTCCCTGGAGAGTGCAGGTGTGGTGGGTAGGCAGCTGGGGGGTTCAGGAAGGTTGGAGGGGGTTGCTCCCTGAATGGAGGGGGTGTGGGGTGAGCTTCTGAGTCTGGGAATTCCAGAACAGGGGCTGAGAGATCCAAAAGGTGGGTGCTTCGGGGAGCGCGTATGAGTGAGAAGGGGGACCTCCAGGACTGGCCCAGGGACTCCCAATTTGGGTCAGGAGCTCAGGGGTCTGGAAAAGTCCGTAGGCCTGCAtggtggggctgggcctgggcctggtgctgggtTCGGAGCTTTGAACGTGGATGCGCGCACAAGCGCGGGGCAGGGCCGCACCTGCAGTAGATGGAGGAGATGGCGTTGGACCAGTGGCTGAAGATGCCCCGGCGGTACTCTTCAAGGCGCGGGTAGGCGCCGGCCGTGAACTTGCGAGACTTGCCGTCCTTGCCGCGGCGGGACCACACGGTGAGCTCGCAGCGCGGGGCCACCACGAGCGAGGAGATGACGTTCGTCCAGCcagaaggcaggaaggggaggtCTGTGCCCGGTTCTATGGCCAGCTCGGCGCCTGCGCAGCAGTTCTCATAGTAAGGGTCGCTCTTGTCATAGAGCTTGGCGCAGGTCTTCGTCCCATCGGGGTTCTTGAGGTCAGCAGCCGCGGGGCAGGCGCCTCGGACGCCAGGGACGGCCACCAGGGCGAGGACCAGCAGCAGTGGGCACAGCGGGGACATGGTGGCACTGCGGAGCGCGTTCCCTGCGGGCTTTTATGCTCCTGACCCGTGGGAAGGGAGAAGCTGCGAGATTAGGActctgggaggggagtggggaggaggggagggtacTGCTCCCCCAGGAGCCGGGAGACCTTCCTAACCCAGGTCTCAAAGCCACAGCCCACAAATACAAGATGGACATATCTGTAGGAAAGTAGCAGCTTAAGATTTTATGTGGCAAACAGCATTATAAAGGAAGTCAATACACAGGACTTGAGGACCAGTGACTTGCAACAGACAGGGTAACAGGGTTAATAGGTATAGGCAGgaagaactctttaaaaaattgtggagGAAGGGAGCACTCCTCTCCCAGAGCCCTCTTTCAACAgaaggagaggctgagggaggggaaagaggaggggcaCCAGGCCTTCAGTCTGGGCAGGTCACAAGACCTTGGGAAAGTAGAAGCTGGAGATAAGGAGGGGGAGGCcctggaggggaaagggggcaggaggagagagaggaggagctcCCTCCTCTCAGGAGGGGGTGATCTTCCTGACCAAGATTCAAACCAGCATCTGTGAAATGTGAGATGGACCTGTTGGTGAACCACTCAAAAGCATCACAGGGCCAAATGCAGAGGATGGGAGAAGCAAGCTGGAAAAATAAGAGTGCTGAGAAACCAACAGGAAGATGCCAAAGGCCCCCAACCCCGGACAGGctgagcctgggggagggggagggggagggggtaggCTGCCACTCCCTACTACCACTCCCTAGGAGCTAGAAGATTTTACATGAGGTTGGAACTCTTGatctataaaataaattggattagtagaaatgtataaaattttaaaacttttgtataGCATAGAACGACCtaataaaaacccaaacaaaaacgGAATCTAGGGGAGATCAGACAATTCTTGTAACGTACAGTGAGTGCTTACCAATCAGCAGGCAGAAATGACTTAAACATTAAGGAccaagaggggaaggggaggggcctgAAATCTCAGGGTGGGACAGGGCCCTGGGCATATGGGAGCCTGGCCAAGGCCCTGCAGAGTCTCTTTGGCATCTCTGGTGTCCCTCCAGACATGAACAGGGTCAAGATTGGATGAGCTGCTCAGACAGACAATAGTTCAAGTCTGTGGTTCTGTGGTGAGTCCaagtctgggcctcagtttcctcatctgtaaagtgggtgcTATTTCTGCCTACACTCTAGGACGGTTGTGAAGATTGTAAGAGATAACAGCCTGGCACCAGATCCCAGCTCCTCTGTGAGCTTTTGCTCATGCCTCCACCTCTGGGCCCATGGAGACAGTGGTGGTGCCCACTTCAGAGTGCTTTAAGTAGCAGACCATGCCTTTATTTGAGCTGTTCTTAGAAAATCCTCGAGGTGCATAACGaatgagaagaagagagaaaaacaaaggttgAAAGTAGCAAGAGCTGGAGTTTAAGAGCAACTGGACTGAACTCTGCCAGGCCTGGGTTCTTGTGGTCACACTGTGTCCCACTGCCACCCCGTTCAGGGCCTGGCACTGAGGATTAAGAAGGGCCTAGCACTGGGGTAAGAAGTCAAAGGGTCAGTCTGCATAAGAGCACTTACAGCAGGGCCCTCGCTAAGTGTCACAGGACCGAGGGCCATCGTCATTATCATGAAAGCccttagcactgtgcctggcacacagtagggctcCATCAGTGTACACCAGCACAGCTAGTCACTCAGCTCACCAGACTCCCTGCTTGTCCCCTCAGATGCCTGTGCCACTCTGGCCAGGGTAATGCAGTGATTAAGagccaagggctggaaacatGGAAGTGGGATCAAATTTTGACTCTGTCACCTTGCCATGACCTTGCTtgctgtgaccttggccaaatgAACTCACCTCTCTGAACTGCAGTTTCCTCCTACTTTCAATGGgataatagaaaacaataatagaaatagaatgtGATAATATAAAATCACTTTATATTAGAAAGTACTTTATAactaatataatgaaatattcatAAACATGAATACTCCACATAattgttatttataaatgtaatgtaCTTAGTGTGTAATATGGAGTAAGACAACagcatacatataaacatataaaacatgaagtgtagtgcctggcacaaggtaggtgctcaataaataggaGCTGCTATGACTGTCCCTTCTATGACTGAGACCCCGGGCCTCAGCCTGGCACTGCCCCACACCAGACCTGCATcctgctccctcctttccttccggGACCACATGAATCTAATCTCCAGCCACTGACTTCCCAGGGGGCCTCTCTGACCTCAAGGACGTGGAACCTCCCCCATCCCACAGCTGTGCAAGCACTGGGACTCAGGGATGGAGGAGACATGGTAAGTGCAGCCACCTGGACACAGTCACCTAGAGCTCCACCTGTCCAGTGGGGCCATGAGCTTCACACACAGGTGGTGACATGGGACAGCGAGGAGACCTGGATAGGGAGGCAGACCCAAGGACAGGAACACAGGGCCCACTGGGCCGCAGCACACAGCCAGCATCAAAGAGAACCCACAGATCCCAGCATCCCTAATGCACAGGGACACACACATGGGCAGGGGTGAGGGACAATCCTTCACACAGTCTGCCACTGATGGTCCCCGCACCTTACTGGCATCTGTACACACTGAGCATAGACACATGCTTGATACACGGTCCCCGCAAAACAGCCCAGACAATGTCCCTCCAACAGAAACACAGTCCCACCACCACCGATGAGCCCTCAGCCCCAAACCTTTCACACTCTACACCCCACGTATCTCAACTCCAGAGCCCACTGACATGCCCCCATGAGGACATACACAACGTCTTCATCGAGACACCACTCCCTCGCCGTTTATCAACGCACACTGAACAAATAGTAGAAAACAAACCACTTCTTATCACACGATTTTTCTTCAAGTGGAAGAATGCCTGCCCTTGAGGAGCCCATGACCCTGGAGAGAGTCAGACAGTAGATCAGTGATTGGAACACAACGTAAGAAGAGTTATAACAGAGGTATTGCAAAGGGCTCTGGGAATACAGTGGAAAGAATAGCAGGTTTcgggtttattgtttttaattcatttctatattttgatttgtataataagaaaaaaatcctcactgCAGATCTCACAACCttgatttgacatttttcttttttctttttcttttttaaatggtatcctgttgtttcatttttttttaaatttttatttatttatttttagaggggggaagggagggagaaagggggggagtgaaacatcaatgcgtggttgcctctcgtgtgccccctgctggggacctggcctgcaacccaggcatgtgccctgactgggaatcgaaccggcaacgccttggttttcaggcctgcgcttaatccactgagccacaccagccagggctattttgacatttttcaacAGACCACAAAAAAGGAGATGGGTATATATATGAAATTGCctctagaagaaaaaagaaagtattagTCTCAATCCAGGTCGTACCCGAACATAAACAACATTACAGGTGGTGCCTGATTTAAATGAAAATGCTGTCTGTGacagaaatacaggaaaatattcAGATCAGTACTTACGTTCACACTGGCTCGTCAGACCTCATTAATTACATTTCTGTAATGGTGTCACTGAATGGGGTTATTTGTTAAGGACTCTCACCACACTGCAATGCAGCCAAATAACTGTGTGGTTTGGAACAGTGGTCCTCAAAGTAGGGCTCCTgaaccagcagcaccagcaccccTGGGAGCTCCTCAGAAATGCAgcttccccgccccgcccctgtcctactgaatcagaaattttAGGAGTGAAAACCCAACAACATTAAGGGTAAAAACAAGACCCCAGTCATCATCCAAAAATGTCTCCTGAAAGTATTTAatctatttattcaaaaatatctaCTGAGTCCCTACTCAGTGCCAGGCCCTGAACGGGGTGGCAGTGGGACACAGTGTGACCACAagaacccaggcccagcagagttCAGCCCAGTTGCTCTTAAACTTGAGCTCTTGCTACTTCcaacctttgtttttctctcttcttcccatccCTTATGCACCTCGAGGATTTTCTAAGAACAGCTCAAATGAAGGCATAGTCTGCTACTTAAAGCAAGGAGGCCCGCAATTCTGAGAGAAAGTCACCCGAATTCACTCAGTGAGAAGCAGAGAGCCAGTGGGGTACAGTGGGCCCTTGCTCATACCCAACACCAGGTCCGGGTCCACAGGGGGATCTTGGGTGGGCTTATTAAGAATCCTGCCAACTAAATGACAGTGTAAGAAACGTCCGAACCTGTAGAAAatgtttatgagtttatttgagccaaactggcaGCACATGCCAGGatgcaagatctcaaatgctccctcaGTCTTACCGATGATAGCCATTCATGTGGGTGAGTAATGGTGTCTCCTCTGACTACCGGGAGACCTGTTTTGAGTGTGGTGGGTTGGTGCCAAGCATGCATTTCAGCTTCCCTGTTATCTGCCTTCCTGCTTGCAGGTGCTGAAAAGCTAAAAACTATACCTTTCGGGCTCCCTGCAGTTAGGGGTCTGCCTGACATTTGTGTTCTTCCAATCGGATGCACTCAAACAACATCAGAATGGTGGACCAGGGGTGGAGGCCGTGCTCCCGACTCCACCGCTGTGGAAGGGTCGACTTTTCTATGGAGGTCTTTCTGATTACAGCAGTTTCCTGATGGCAGTTGTCCCATAATTGTGACAAATTCCTGGTGGTGCTGCCTTCCTCTTCATGGCAGGGGAAGCCATTGCCTAATTGCGCTGTCAAGATCCTGACCCTACTATTGACTGAGAAGTAACGTTGACTAGGTGTTTTGTCATTGACAAGGATTTATTTGGGAGAAAGAAGGTGTTGTGACCCAGTGCATGTAGACATGGCAGCCGCATGCACACTCTGGCCTGCCTGCCACGAAGGAGGGGTACTtataaaaggaagaggaagaaaagggggagggagagttaGAACACAGAGTCCTTCCTGCAGAGTTCTCGTGTGCAGGGTTCTTGTGATCACCTGGAGTGGGAGACCGTCCACAAGCCCCGGCTCCTCCCAGAGACCCTCCAAACTGAGtacactgtattttgctgtgtataacgcaCATCTTTattcccaaatttttgagggaaaaataaggatgtgctctatacatgggtataatgattatatacgatgggtataataatcccatgtataatgagcacatAAGAATGAGTTTGCATTGTACAGAAcaaaaaatggtattttctttAAGTTCcaattagtcttttttttaaatatatgtattgattatgctattacagttgtcccattccccccccctcactccactccatcctgcccaccccctccctcccacattccccccctatagttcatttccatgggtcatacttataagttctttggcttctacatttcctacactattctttccctccccctgtctattttccacctattgtctatgctacttattctctgtacccttcctcccctctccccctcccactcccctattgacaaccctccatgtgatctccatctctatggttctattcctcttctagttgtttgcctagtttgctcttgtttttgttttaggtgtggtcgttaataactgtgagtttgctgtcatttttactgttcctatttttgatcttctttttcttaggtaactccctttaacatttcctataatgagggcttggtgatgatgaacttctttaacttaaccttatctgagaagcactttatcttcccttccattctaaatgatagctttgctggatacagtaatcttggatgtaggtccttgcctttcatgacttggaatacttcttgccagtcccttcttgcctataaggtctcttttgagaaatcagctgacagtcttatgggaagtcctttgtaggtaactgtctccttttctcttgctgcttctaagattctctccttctgtgtaatcttaggtaatgtaattatgatgtgttttcgtgtgttcctccttgggtccagcttcttcgggactctctgagcatcctggacttcctggaagtctatttcctttgccagatgagggaagttctccttcattatttgttcaaataagttttcaattttttgttcttcctcttctccttctggtacccctataattcggacatTGGAACATTACAAGATGTCCttgaggttcctgagcctctccttgtttttgtttttgttttttttttaaagatttaatttaattttatttttagacagaggggaagggagggaggaagagagggagagaaacatcaatgtgtggttgtctctcatgcatcccctactggggacctggcccacaaccgaggccatgtgtcctgaccgggaatcgaaccagtgaccctttggttcataggctggctatcaatccactgagccacaccagttagggcgttttttttttttttttaattcttgtttcttcattcttttctggttggatgtttctttcttccttctggtccacaccattgatttgagtcccagtttccttcgcctcaccattggttccctttacattttcctttgtttctcttagcataggcttcattttttcatctactttttgaacaaattcaaccaattctgtgagcatcttgataaccagtgttttgaactgtgcatccaatagattggctatctcttcctcgcttagttgtattttttctggagctttgaagtgttctgtcatttgggcctttttttttttttttttttttttgtcttggcgcatctgttacttaaaggggcagagccttaggtgttccctcgGCGggggtcgctgcgctgtgatgctgtatgtgggggaggggccgtgagggagtaatggcgcctgctccgctccaccggatttcaatctttcactccgctacccacaaactgagcccctctggtgctggttcccgagtgggtgggcttgtgcacactctaggcccctgtgggtctctcgaacgacctctcctgtgaggctgggagtctctcctgctgccgccccaacccccatgcgCGTTatcaatcagaggtttgcctggcttgcatggtctgcttcactccccgatatttgtccggtttatctgtgcgcgaatgtggggccgctgggtgctacccgctgttctgcctgccccgttctccaccactatgagtccggccctctcggtttatctgtgcgcgaatgtggggccgcagggtcagctagtggttggactgcctgccccgtttgtcccacactccgccagtctcggtcccgccacggcaagcAACGGGaatcctctccgccctggctgcccgtctccgcccctcctaccggtctggatgaatgtttattttttatttccttggtgtcggacttccttgccgttcgattttctgtcagttctggttgtgcgaggaggtgcagtgtgtctacctacgccaccatcttggttctccaattaGTCTTTATCACTAGAAAGGAAGTGGGCCTGAGAAAAGCCAGGCTTATAGTTGGGCTTTTGAAGTTTTACCTACATGGTCAACACACAGCCTATTTGTTCAGCCTTCCTGACACTGAACACTCTATAATAAATCCCTTTCTGCTAAAATTACCTAGAACTGTATAGATTTGCCacggctactgtaacaaattaccacaaactctgTGGCATAAAACAACGGAAATGTattcattctctcacagttctggaggcaagaAC
The sequence above is drawn from the Desmodus rotundus isolate HL8 chromosome 12, HLdesRot8A.1, whole genome shotgun sequence genome and encodes:
- the SYCN gene encoding syncollin, producing MSPLCPLLLVLALVAVPGVRGACPAAADLKNPDGTKTCAKLYDKSDPYYENCCAGAELAIEPGTDLPFLPSGWTNVISSLVVAPRCELTVWSRRGKDGKSRKFTAGAYPRLEEYRRGIFSHWSNAISSIYCRCY